The Longimicrobium sp. genome includes a window with the following:
- a CDS encoding threonine dehydratase: MMPTETEWTLPALDAINAAAELVHAVMPPTPQYRWPLLERRCGVEVWAKHENHTPVGAFKVRGGLVYIDHLRGDRVAVPGVVSATRGNHGQSIGFAARRFGIPAAIVVPEGNAREKNAAMEALGVELIVRGRDFQEASEAAAEIASERGWHRIPAVHPLLVRGVATYALEFFQGAPELDAVYVPVGMGSGICGMIAARNALGLRTAVIGVVAEGAPALALSLDAGTVVSHEVTTKAADGMACRTPSPDALAIIARGADRVVRVSDPEVESAIAAIFADTHNAVEGAGAAAFAGLLKERDRWMGRRVGIVLTGANIDSTELGRILSSQGAAS; the protein is encoded by the coding sequence ATGATGCCGACCGAGACCGAGTGGACGCTGCCTGCCCTGGACGCGATCAACGCCGCGGCCGAGCTGGTGCATGCCGTGATGCCGCCCACCCCCCAGTACCGATGGCCGCTGCTGGAGCGCCGGTGCGGCGTGGAGGTGTGGGCGAAGCACGAGAACCACACCCCGGTCGGCGCCTTCAAGGTCCGGGGGGGCCTCGTCTACATCGACCACCTGCGCGGCGACCGGGTCGCGGTGCCGGGGGTCGTGAGCGCCACGCGAGGAAACCATGGCCAGTCGATCGGCTTCGCCGCGCGGCGGTTCGGCATCCCGGCGGCCATCGTGGTACCCGAGGGGAACGCGCGCGAGAAGAATGCGGCAATGGAGGCGCTCGGCGTGGAGCTCATCGTGAGAGGGCGTGATTTCCAGGAGGCCTCGGAGGCGGCCGCGGAGATCGCGTCCGAGCGCGGCTGGCATCGGATTCCGGCGGTTCATCCCCTCCTGGTACGCGGCGTGGCGACGTATGCGCTCGAGTTCTTCCAGGGGGCGCCGGAGCTCGATGCCGTGTACGTGCCGGTGGGGATGGGGTCGGGGATCTGCGGGATGATCGCGGCGCGGAACGCGCTGGGACTGCGCACGGCGGTCATTGGCGTCGTCGCGGAAGGCGCGCCGGCGCTCGCCCTGTCTCTGGACGCGGGGACCGTGGTCTCGCACGAGGTCACGACGAAGGCCGCCGACGGAATGGCCTGCCGCACGCCCTCCCCCGATGCCCTGGCGATCATCGCGCGGGGCGCCGATCGCGTGGTACGGGTCAGCGACCCGGAGGTCGAATCGGCCATCGCGGCGATCTTCGCCGACACGCACAACGCGGTGGAAGGGGCGGGGGCCGCGGCGTTCGCGGGCTTGCTGAAGGAACGCGATCGATGGATGGGTCGTCGCGTGGGCATCGTGCTTACGGGTGCCAACATCGATTCGACGGAGCTGGGCCGCATCCTCTCGTCGCAGGGGGCTGCGTCGTGA
- a CDS encoding PLP-dependent transferase, with protein LRTLGVRMERHNRTASAVARFLEAHPRVERVYFPGLESHPQRAVFEKQMTGPSGVLSFEPRGGAPAAERLLSALRLPARAASVGGVESLVVRPAEMLAASVSAEEFAEAGVSPALVRLSVGLEDEGDLIHDLDTALSHV; from the coding sequence GCTCAGGACGCTCGGCGTGCGGATGGAGCGCCACAACCGCACCGCCTCTGCCGTGGCGCGCTTCCTGGAGGCGCATCCCCGGGTGGAGCGGGTGTACTTCCCGGGGCTGGAGAGCCACCCGCAGCGCGCCGTCTTCGAAAAGCAGATGACGGGGCCGAGCGGCGTGCTGAGCTTCGAGCCGCGGGGCGGCGCCCCCGCCGCCGAGCGGCTGCTCTCGGCGCTGCGGCTTCCCGCGCGCGCCGCCAGCGTCGGCGGCGTAGAATCGCTGGTGGTCCGCCCCGCGGAGATGCTGGCCGCCTCGGTGTCGGCGGAGGAGTTCGCGGAAGCCGGGGTGAGCCCCGCCCTGGTGCGCCTGTCCGTGGGGCTCGAAGACGAAGGAGACCTGATCCATGACCTCGACACCGCGCTGAGCCACGTATGA